A single genomic interval of Thermodesulfobium sp. 4217-1 harbors:
- a CDS encoding HDOD domain-containing protein, producing the protein MDSFIARQPILNSDKKTFGYEVLFRSSSKNEYAQENPEEATLRVLVDLFTNYGINYIGKGLPVFINIPLDTLKRSIPPTPKESVFFEINQKDIDVQKDFAFLRDLFYAGFNLSHEGTDLPHPSIINFFKVVKIDFTSTPKDKRKALPKFIAPNILLIAHKVENHKVYEEALEEGYGLFQGFYFSKPETLSKKDFTASQVELLNILKMLLSEDLNWDKVEKEIKKNAYLTIKILKLVNSSFFGFRCEVNSILQAIVLLGRKQMVKWIVMILIIEKTSAPLELIKITLTRARLMQLLAQETSKKFKEEEYYLIGLLSLFDVITGFSKDNLLVHLPLSDTVSNSIRGVDNPQTRGYVQALKLVEFYEKGDWDKVIAICYDLRIRHERMGNLYMEAISWAESTLESIN; encoded by the coding sequence GTGGATTCTTTTATAGCAAGGCAGCCAATATTAAATAGCGATAAAAAAACATTTGGGTACGAAGTTTTATTTAGAAGCTCATCAAAAAATGAATACGCCCAAGAAAATCCGGAAGAAGCTACATTAAGAGTTCTGGTTGATCTATTTACAAATTACGGAATAAATTACATAGGCAAGGGATTGCCTGTATTTATAAATATCCCCCTTGATACCCTGAAAAGATCTATTCCGCCTACGCCCAAAGAGTCTGTTTTTTTTGAAATTAACCAAAAAGACATTGACGTTCAAAAAGACTTTGCCTTTTTAAGAGACCTGTTCTATGCAGGATTTAACCTATCACATGAAGGAACAGATCTGCCTCATCCATCAATCATAAACTTCTTTAAGGTCGTAAAAATTGACTTCACCTCCACTCCAAAAGATAAAAGGAAAGCTCTTCCCAAATTCATTGCTCCAAATATACTGTTAATTGCACACAAGGTAGAAAATCATAAAGTTTATGAAGAGGCATTGGAAGAAGGCTACGGACTATTTCAGGGATTTTATTTTTCAAAGCCAGAGACGTTGTCAAAAAAAGACTTTACGGCTTCACAAGTTGAACTCTTGAATATTTTAAAAATGCTCTTATCAGAAGATCTAAATTGGGATAAAGTTGAAAAGGAAATAAAGAAAAATGCATATTTAACAATTAAAATACTTAAGCTTGTCAATTCTTCTTTTTTTGGTTTTAGATGTGAGGTTAATTCGATACTACAAGCTATAGTTTTGTTGGGAAGAAAGCAAATGGTAAAGTGGATAGTGATGATCCTTATTATTGAAAAAACCTCAGCACCTTTAGAGCTTATAAAAATTACGCTGACAAGAGCAAGGCTTATGCAGCTGTTGGCACAGGAAACATCAAAAAAATTTAAAGAAGAAGAATATTACCTCATAGGATTGCTCTCTCTCTTTGACGTCATAACCGGTTTCTCAAAAGATAATCTTTTGGTGCATCTGCCTCTTAGCGATACGGTTTCAAATTCTATAAGAGGCGTTGATAATCCACAAACTAGAGGATATGTCCAAGCCCTAAAACTTGTCGAGTTCTATGAAAAGGGAGATTGGGACAAAGTGATAGCAATATGTTATGATCTTAGGATTAGACATGAAAGGATGGGCAATCTTTATATGGAAGCAATAAGCTGGGCTGAGAGCACGCTCGAATCTATAAATTAA
- a CDS encoding adenosine-specific kinase, with amino-acid sequence MNLEIKRLTFPSDSNVILGQAHFIKTIEDLYEIIISISPNAKFGIAFSEASGDCLIRTEGNSNDLVNVAVKNLIELSCGHSFVIILTDAFPINILNAIKNCQEVASIFCATANDVKVVVSYDEDGNGGILGVIDGLKPKGVEDLDDKGKRKAFLRKIGYKLV; translated from the coding sequence ATGAACTTAGAGATCAAGAGGTTAACTTTTCCAAGTGATTCCAACGTAATACTAGGCCAAGCTCATTTTATCAAAACAATTGAGGATCTTTATGAAATTATAATATCCATCAGCCCAAACGCTAAATTTGGCATTGCATTTTCAGAGGCATCTGGAGATTGTCTGATTAGGACTGAGGGAAACAGTAATGACCTTGTTAACGTTGCCGTAAAAAATCTCATCGAGTTATCTTGTGGGCACAGCTTTGTCATTATACTAACAGATGCATTTCCAATAAACATCTTAAACGCCATAAAAAACTGCCAGGAAGTTGCATCTATCTTTTGTGCAACCGCAAACGACGTTAAAGTTGTGGTTTCCTACGATGAAGATGGAAACGGTGGTATATTGGGAGTCATAGACGGGCTCAAGCCTAAAGGTGTCGAAGATTTAGATGATAAGGGAAAAAGAAAAGCATTTTTGAGGAAGATTGGATATAAACTTGTTTAA
- a CDS encoding DEAD/DEAH box helicase, which produces MSKSSYFGEIELSEKTFLALKEMGFEEPSPIQKQTVPIVMQGADVIGQAQTGTGKTAAFGIPIVEKTTNEKVAQSLVLTPTRELAIQVAEEISKIAKYKGLRVVPIYGGQSIERQIKALKNGAQVIIGTPGRLLDHIRRGTIFLSKISILVLDEADEMLDMGFIDDIETIIKSIQKENRQTLLFSATMPGPILSLTKKYMNNPKVFSISKEQLTVPLTDQFYCESKDKLEALCRILETEDMDKTIIFCRTKKGVDELVASLNTRGYSAEGLHGDLTQSQRDRVMKSFREKKLEVLVATDVAARGLDISDVSHVINFDIPQDPESYVHRIGRTGRAGKSGIAITFITPREFRQLRLIEKVIRVTIRRKEVPSISDLLEKQKDELKSLIFKIIKQENISHYISIVEEMTEEFEPEKIAAAAIRLYQEGEPTEKVEVDREKFAKTGAKQGMSRLFINIGKEKNISKDDILNYICEEGDMKKKDIKNIRILDKFTFLEVPEEVSERIIAVLHKSIIKGHRIHAEQAKPR; this is translated from the coding sequence TTGTCAAAAAGTTCTTATTTCGGAGAAATTGAATTAAGCGAAAAAACATTTTTAGCATTAAAAGAAATGGGATTTGAGGAGCCATCCCCAATTCAGAAACAAACAGTACCAATTGTAATGCAAGGAGCGGATGTAATTGGCCAGGCGCAAACTGGAACAGGAAAAACAGCAGCATTTGGAATACCAATAGTTGAAAAAACCACCAACGAAAAGGTGGCCCAGTCTTTAGTACTTACTCCCACCAGAGAGCTCGCAATACAGGTAGCAGAAGAAATATCCAAAATTGCAAAATACAAAGGACTAAGAGTTGTGCCAATATATGGCGGACAATCTATTGAAAGGCAGATAAAAGCACTAAAGAATGGAGCTCAGGTAATAATTGGCACCCCAGGGAGACTTCTTGATCACATCAGAAGAGGAACTATATTTTTATCTAAGATTTCAATCCTGGTATTGGATGAAGCTGACGAAATGCTTGATATGGGCTTCATTGACGATATAGAAACAATTATAAAATCTATCCAAAAAGAAAATAGGCAAACGCTATTGTTTTCTGCTACTATGCCAGGTCCGATCTTATCTCTTACGAAAAAATATATGAACAATCCAAAGGTTTTTTCGATAAGCAAGGAACAACTGACAGTACCTTTAACGGATCAGTTTTATTGTGAATCAAAAGATAAACTTGAAGCGCTTTGTAGAATACTTGAAACAGAAGATATGGATAAGACAATCATATTCTGTAGAACAAAAAAGGGAGTAGATGAGCTGGTAGCATCGCTAAACACAAGAGGCTACAGCGCAGAAGGCTTGCACGGAGATCTGACTCAATCTCAGAGAGATAGAGTAATGAAGTCCTTTAGAGAGAAAAAATTAGAAGTTCTTGTGGCCACAGATGTAGCAGCGAGAGGGCTTGACATCTCAGACGTAAGTCATGTTATAAATTTTGACATACCTCAGGATCCAGAATCTTATGTTCACAGAATTGGCAGAACAGGAAGAGCAGGAAAATCTGGTATCGCTATAACGTTTATAACGCCAAGGGAGTTTAGACAGTTAAGATTGATCGAAAAGGTCATCAGAGTAACGATTAGGAGAAAAGAAGTCCCAAGCATATCAGATCTTTTAGAGAAACAAAAAGATGAGTTAAAAAGTTTGATATTTAAAATAATTAAACAGGAGAATATATCGCATTATATCTCAATAGTCGAAGAAATGACGGAAGAGTTTGAGCCAGAAAAAATTGCAGCTGCTGCCATTAGACTATATCAAGAAGGAGAACCAACAGAAAAGGTAGAGGTTGACAGAGAAAAATTCGCAAAAACAGGTGCAAAGCAAGGCATGTCAAGACTTTTTATTAACATTGGCAAGGAAAAAAATATTTCAAAAGATGATATTTTAAATTATATTTGCGAAGAAGGAGATATGAAGAAGAAGGATATAAAGAATATAAGAATACTTGACAAGTTCACCTTTCTTGAAGTGCCCGAAGAGGTATCAGAAAGAATAATTGCTGTGTTGCACAAATCAATCATAAAAGGGCACAGAATTCATGCAGAGCAAGCAAAACCTAGATAG
- a CDS encoding threonine/serine exporter family protein has protein sequence MNSKKATFPGKNSPEVKFIVELGRSFHKCGFSSYALEERLMEVASNFDISLQVYSSPTGIFLSFEDQDAFTTTILRVEPGILDLEKIALTNEISNRVLDKKTTAKEGLDLLKRVMSKGNRFPFWIVILSYAAISVMVSTIIGGGLKELFVSCFLGLIVGIIFIISNKFNLTRLLEFICAASVGALSNILYTLIGPYDQSIAIISGLIVLFPGLTLISGIDEIANRNPLSGTTRLSSALFILMFIVFGVALGSNFFFPQTNSYIFNIKNLSLPIYLQYIATFLAPLTFIAILNARFKDAPVMLLSSLLAQIGLYFGNRIVSDQIGIFFAALILGLFSNSWARLSKGSQYIPLISGLILLVPGVVGYQSLSSFLSKDISEGIMIAFNMSLRAIALVTGLLCSNFMVSAYKSRDQK, from the coding sequence ATGAATAGCAAAAAAGCAACTTTTCCAGGCAAAAACAGTCCAGAAGTAAAATTTATAGTAGAACTTGGCAGATCATTTCACAAATGCGGCTTCTCATCTTATGCACTCGAAGAAAGGCTCATGGAAGTTGCCTCTAATTTCGACATTTCATTGCAAGTTTACTCCTCTCCAACAGGTATTTTTTTATCTTTTGAAGACCAGGATGCCTTTACCACTACCATCTTAAGGGTTGAGCCAGGAATTCTTGATCTCGAAAAAATCGCATTGACAAATGAAATATCAAACAGAGTTCTCGATAAAAAGACGACAGCTAAGGAGGGCTTAGATCTCTTAAAAAGAGTGATGTCCAAAGGAAATAGGTTTCCTTTTTGGATAGTCATTCTGTCATATGCTGCAATTTCTGTTATGGTTTCTACTATTATTGGCGGGGGTTTGAAAGAACTTTTTGTTTCTTGTTTTTTGGGTTTAATAGTTGGAATAATATTTATAATATCCAATAAGTTCAATCTCACAAGGTTGTTAGAATTTATTTGTGCGGCTTCAGTTGGAGCCCTATCAAATATTTTATATACACTAATCGGCCCCTACGATCAGTCTATAGCAATCATATCTGGCTTGATAGTACTCTTTCCAGGACTTACACTGATATCAGGAATCGACGAAATTGCTAACAGAAATCCTTTATCTGGAACCACGAGACTAAGCTCTGCACTTTTCATTCTTATGTTTATAGTGTTTGGAGTAGCACTAGGTAGCAATTTCTTTTTTCCACAAACTAATTCATACATTTTTAACATAAAGAATTTATCACTCCCAATATATCTTCAATACATTGCTACATTTTTAGCTCCTTTAACTTTTATAGCCATACTAAATGCAAGGTTCAAAGACGCTCCTGTAATGCTTCTTTCTTCCCTGCTTGCACAAATTGGTCTTTATTTTGGAAATAGAATTGTAAGCGATCAAATTGGAATTTTTTTTGCGGCATTAATCCTTGGGCTATTTTCAAATTCCTGGGCAAGACTCAGCAAGGGATCTCAGTACATCCCACTAATCTCAGGCTTAATACTACTCGTACCTGGCGTTGTAGGATATCAAAGCCTTTCATCCTTTTTATCAAAGGATATCAGCGAAGGGATTATGATTGCATTCAATATGAGCTTGAGGGCAATAGCACTTGTTACAGGGCTGCTATGTTCCAATTTTATGGTTTCAGCATATAAGAGTAGGGATCAGAAATAG
- a CDS encoding serine hydrolase domain-containing protein, which translates to MKTIVLAILFLLILQKPGISKELDNISNDLSTIVRNNTTLETGQRASVYIVYGDKNFSQNFGKDSDSVNESYDVGDLSRLFIGAQIVRLSELGKISLDDSIFKYLPELKNEYKTNIKISDLLKDHTYLPYTYPYKIKSTGDVLNFLKSNEDILKYDNVYNRSQIDSDILLLIIERVEKSNFNDSMDSLFKKFNLSNTNFIDSQKSNRLSISDRLYSSPENIGQFISSIMSDKNLSKSVFARFESTSYDQDLYFTPCFESQNITLIDQNNSYDKYTLFYQYDKETNSFIFAIPEKKFAVIFLSNFPVSIAREEYFSKELLKTTVKDFLKMDIFDYRSTLSLKKVDEKDDYLSSYMGFFENKNGIIEFHVVDNNLMCNMDKKFYNVKFYDDGSFSLYPVDSSNDYIKEFRFRFTYINGTRYLSLLDFGQSLTFAREIEQPKYDDAWEDRLGKWIGSDNNSAIKEMDIEKFRGFYILKYDESAGKETNLVLVPVYDDSAKILDFGDQIVTFRSEDQDSSFNFLGIKFIKKK; encoded by the coding sequence ATGAAAACAATAGTTTTAGCTATTCTATTTCTCCTAATTTTACAAAAGCCTGGAATATCGAAAGAATTGGATAATATTAGTAACGATTTGAGCACAATAGTAAGAAACAATACCACCTTGGAGACTGGGCAGAGGGCGTCAGTCTATATTGTCTATGGTGACAAGAATTTTTCGCAGAATTTTGGTAAAGATTCTGATAGCGTAAACGAAAGTTATGATGTAGGAGACCTTTCCAGATTATTTATAGGGGCACAAATAGTTAGACTTAGCGAGCTTGGAAAGATAAGTTTAGACGATTCGATATTTAAATATCTGCCAGAGCTAAAGAACGAATACAAAACCAATATCAAAATATCCGATCTTTTAAAAGATCACACATATCTTCCTTATACCTACCCATATAAAATAAAATCTACTGGAGATGTATTGAACTTTCTAAAAAGCAATGAAGATATTTTAAAATACGATAACGTTTATAACAGATCCCAAATTGATAGTGATATCTTGCTTTTAATAATTGAAAGAGTTGAGAAGAGCAATTTTAATGATTCTATGGACAGTCTATTTAAAAAATTTAATCTTAGCAATACTAACTTTATTGATAGCCAAAAAAGCAATCGACTTTCTATTTCTGACAGACTTTATAGCTCGCCTGAAAATATTGGCCAGTTTATAAGTAGTATCATGTCAGATAAAAATCTTTCAAAATCGGTCTTCGCAAGGTTTGAGAGCACTTCCTATGATCAAGACCTGTACTTTACCCCATGTTTTGAATCTCAGAATATTACTTTAATAGATCAAAATAATAGTTATGATAAATACACTCTCTTTTATCAATACGATAAAGAAACAAATTCTTTTATATTTGCAATTCCAGAAAAAAAATTTGCTGTTATCTTCCTTTCAAATTTTCCTGTTAGCATTGCCAGGGAGGAATACTTTTCAAAAGAATTGCTAAAGACTACAGTAAAAGATTTTCTTAAAATGGACATTTTTGACTATAGATCTACCTTATCATTGAAAAAAGTTGACGAAAAAGATGATTATCTAAGTTCTTATATGGGGTTTTTTGAAAATAAGAACGGAATAATAGAATTTCATGTCGTTGATAACAATTTGATGTGCAATATGGATAAAAAATTTTACAATGTAAAATTTTATGATGACGGTAGCTTTAGTCTATATCCTGTAGATAGCTCAAATGATTATATTAAAGAATTTAGGTTTAGGTTTACATATATTAATGGAACCAGATATCTTAGTTTATTAGATTTTGGGCAAAGTTTAACTTTTGCAAGAGAAATTGAACAGCCAAAATACGATGATGCATGGGAAGACAGGCTCGGTAAGTGGATTGGCTCTGACAATAACAGTGCTATTAAAGAAATGGATATTGAAAAATTTAGGGGATTTTATATTTTGAAATACGATGAATCAGCAGGGAAAGAGACGAATTTGGTATTGGTGCCGGTCTATGATGACAGTGCAAAGATTTTAGATTTTGGCGATCAGATAGTAACCTTTCGGTCAGAAGACCAAGATAGTAGCTTCAATTTCTTGGGAATTAAATTTATAAAAAAGAAGTAG
- a CDS encoding bifunctional 3,4-dihydroxy-2-butanone-4-phosphate synthase/GTP cyclohydrolase II has product MKDFKFSSVEEALNDIRNSKMIIITDDEDRENEGDLFIPAEKVTPEHINFMATYGKGLICLPLTEERLNQLGIEILESNSPDPFYTAFTMPIDAKKNTTTGISAFDRAQTAKMAIDPNATPDDFVKPGHIFPLRARKGGVVIRAGHTEAAVDLASIAGMSPAGVICEIMKDDGTMARMPDLIEFSKKHNIKILTIADLIKYRLQSEIWVQRMAEAHLPTKYGDFKIYAYTYLMDKSEHVAVVKGDVRNKENVLVRVHSECLTGDVFGSLRCDCGDQLHAAMKMINEEGLGVILYLRQEGRGIGLANKIKAYHLQDSCHLDTVEANIKLGFPPDLREYGMGAMMLKDLGLSTIRILTNNPKKLLGIKGFGLQITERVPIKTDPNPYNKDYLKCKVEKMGHIF; this is encoded by the coding sequence TTGAAAGATTTTAAATTTTCATCTGTGGAAGAGGCCCTAAACGATATAAGAAATTCAAAAATGATCATTATAACTGACGATGAAGATAGGGAAAATGAAGGAGATCTATTTATACCTGCAGAAAAGGTAACTCCTGAGCATATTAATTTTATGGCAACTTATGGAAAAGGTCTTATATGTCTTCCGCTAACCGAAGAAAGACTAAACCAGCTGGGAATTGAGATATTGGAGTCAAACAGTCCAGATCCATTTTATACTGCCTTTACTATGCCAATTGATGCCAAGAAAAATACAACCACAGGAATAAGTGCCTTTGACAGAGCCCAAACTGCAAAGATGGCAATTGATCCAAATGCAACGCCAGATGACTTTGTCAAGCCAGGCCACATTTTCCCACTCAGGGCAAGAAAGGGTGGAGTCGTAATAAGAGCAGGGCACACAGAAGCAGCAGTCGACCTCGCAAGCATTGCTGGCATGTCCCCCGCAGGCGTTATATGTGAAATTATGAAAGACGATGGAACGATGGCAAGGATGCCAGATTTAATTGAATTTTCTAAAAAGCACAACATAAAAATATTAACTATCGCAGATCTCATAAAATATAGATTACAAAGCGAAATATGGGTACAAAGAATGGCCGAAGCTCATCTTCCCACTAAATATGGAGATTTTAAAATTTATGCTTATACATACTTGATGGACAAAAGTGAACACGTCGCCGTTGTAAAAGGTGATGTAAGAAATAAAGAAAATGTACTCGTAAGGGTTCATTCAGAGTGTCTTACAGGAGATGTTTTTGGATCTCTCAGGTGTGATTGCGGCGACCAGCTGCATGCCGCTATGAAAATGATAAACGAAGAAGGTCTTGGCGTAATACTTTATCTGAGGCAAGAAGGAAGAGGAATAGGGCTTGCAAACAAGATTAAAGCATATCACCTGCAAGATTCCTGTCACTTAGATACCGTAGAAGCAAATATAAAACTCGGTTTTCCGCCAGATCTAAGAGAATACGGTATGGGTGCAATGATGCTAAAAGATTTAGGGCTCTCCACAATAAGAATTCTAACAAACAATCCAAAAAAGCTGCTTGGTATAAAGGGCTTTGGGCTTCAGATAACAGAAAGAGTGCCAATAAAAACTGATCCAAACCCATACAACAAGGATTATCTTAAGTGTAAGGTTGAAAAAATGGGACACATATTTTAA
- the ribE gene encoding 6,7-dimethyl-8-ribityllumazine synthase: MQINEGKLIAKDLKIGIVVSRFNSIITSKLLDGALDCLGRHECKDKDISIYYVPGAWEIPLTLKKLAKLEKFDGLIALGAVIRGETPHFDYVASETSKGVALVSLEKELPISFGVLTTDTMDQAFDRAGGKAGNKGFDSALSLIETIQLLKIASMDG, translated from the coding sequence ATGCAAATAAATGAAGGAAAGCTGATTGCAAAAGATCTTAAGATAGGCATAGTTGTCAGTAGGTTCAACAGCATAATTACTTCGAAACTATTAGATGGAGCCTTAGATTGTTTGGGCAGACACGAATGTAAGGATAAGGACATAAGCATTTATTATGTGCCAGGAGCTTGGGAAATACCCCTCACGCTAAAAAAGCTGGCAAAATTAGAGAAATTTGATGGGCTTATCGCCCTGGGAGCCGTAATAAGAGGAGAAACCCCGCATTTTGATTATGTGGCCTCAGAGACATCAAAAGGTGTTGCTTTGGTTTCTCTCGAAAAAGAGCTCCCAATTTCTTTTGGTGTACTCACGACTGACACCATGGATCAAGCCTTTGATAGAGCTGGCGGAAAAGCAGGTAACAAGGGATTCGACTCAGCACTTTCTTTAATTGAAACTATACAGCTATTGAAGATAGCGTCTATGGATGGTTAA
- the recG gene encoding ATP-dependent DNA helicase RecG, with the protein MAIKNREPSDLIRDLSLDSIEDIVYSFPKKYKEFTVVKSAEDVIPGKNLAFKAQIGMPIYYPERKRLVKVELNIEGKRASACWFNQPYKKIQILKLKPSAYFAGEAVANNREIVFYHPMVGREPIYQNSGIYPEYCLEVNDNEVRTIIKNVFDDNGIIKETLPESLINKLKLMKLKDALYLMHFPKDLSNLERARKRIAFDELLQWKLTILTEKQKYNSKNAPILNPDSELIKNFISSLPFKLTIDQKRVVEEVFSDVKSSKPMHRLLQGDVGSGKTVIAVSALLCAISSGFQAAFMVPSEILSKQHFEKLREWLAPMGVKIYLLTGSTKKSERNLIIEEINKGVPLILTGTHALITEGLELKNLGLVVIDEQHRFGVRQRLSLIEKGICPHTLVMTATPIPRTLASIFYADLDYSEIKTMPEGRQEIVTKIINKNDVKKLYSIIKENLKNYDSRVFYVCPLIEDSDSLRLESVKKRHKELVNLFPEFEVGLIHGKIKQSEQDKVMQDFRTGKIKILVSTTVIEVGIDIPQANIMVIENPERFGLAQLHQLRGRIGRGKLGSTCYLLVDEEVYSSKRIQIFEKVSDGFELAEKDLELRGQGEIIGSKQSGIDQTLKVANPLKDTDIMRVAQKVAEVIMQKDPDLLHFKELKFKMEKTFKDREVIKAI; encoded by the coding sequence ATGGCAATAAAAAATAGAGAACCGTCTGACCTTATAAGAGACCTCTCTCTGGATTCTATTGAAGATATTGTCTATTCATTTCCAAAAAAATATAAAGAATTTACGGTAGTCAAATCAGCAGAAGACGTAATCCCAGGGAAAAATCTTGCCTTTAAGGCTCAGATAGGCATGCCTATATACTATCCAGAGAGGAAAAGGCTAGTAAAGGTAGAGTTAAACATCGAGGGGAAAAGAGCAAGCGCTTGCTGGTTCAATCAACCCTATAAAAAAATTCAAATTTTAAAATTAAAGCCCAGTGCCTATTTTGCCGGAGAAGCAGTAGCTAACAATAGAGAGATTGTTTTCTACCACCCCATGGTCGGGAGAGAACCCATATACCAAAATTCTGGGATATATCCGGAATATTGCCTTGAAGTTAACGACAATGAAGTTAGAACGATCATAAAGAATGTATTTGATGATAATGGGATCATAAAGGAGACGCTACCAGAGTCGTTAATAAATAAGCTAAAACTAATGAAGCTTAAAGATGCGCTTTATTTAATGCATTTTCCAAAAGATCTATCGAATCTGGAAAGGGCTAGAAAGAGAATTGCATTTGATGAGCTTTTGCAGTGGAAGCTGACAATCCTAACTGAGAAACAAAAATACAATTCAAAAAATGCTCCAATATTAAATCCTGATTCCGAACTAATAAAAAATTTTATCTCTTCATTGCCATTTAAATTGACCATAGATCAGAAGAGAGTAGTGGAAGAAGTTTTTTCAGATGTTAAAAGCAGCAAACCAATGCACAGACTCTTGCAGGGAGATGTTGGCTCCGGGAAGACCGTAATTGCAGTTAGCGCACTACTATGTGCGATCTCTTCTGGTTTTCAAGCGGCATTTATGGTGCCATCAGAAATATTATCGAAACAACACTTTGAAAAACTTAGAGAATGGCTGGCTCCTATGGGGGTAAAAATCTATCTTTTAACGGGTTCAACCAAAAAATCAGAAAGAAATCTAATAATAGAAGAGATAAATAAAGGCGTGCCATTAATATTGACAGGAACACATGCTCTTATTACCGAAGGCCTTGAATTAAAAAACTTAGGCTTGGTTGTAATAGACGAGCAGCACAGATTTGGTGTAAGACAGAGATTGAGCTTAATAGAAAAGGGTATCTGTCCACACACGTTAGTTATGACAGCCACTCCGATACCAAGAACATTAGCATCAATTTTTTACGCTGACCTGGATTATTCTGAGATTAAAACTATGCCAGAAGGAAGACAGGAAATAGTTACAAAAATAATAAATAAAAATGATGTCAAAAAGTTATACTCAATAATAAAAGAAAATTTGAAAAATTACGACTCAAGAGTTTTCTATGTATGCCCGCTGATAGAAGATTCAGACTCCCTTAGATTAGAATCAGTAAAAAAGAGACACAAAGAATTAGTGAACCTTTTTCCTGAGTTTGAAGTTGGTCTTATACACGGGAAAATCAAACAAAGCGAACAAGATAAAGTTATGCAAGATTTTAGGACAGGAAAGATTAAAATATTGGTTTCTACTACGGTCATTGAAGTGGGAATTGACATACCTCAGGCAAATATCATGGTGATTGAAAACCCAGAAAGATTTGGCTTAGCTCAACTGCACCAGCTTCGAGGAAGAATTGGCAGAGGGAAACTCGGCTCAACCTGTTATCTCCTGGTAGATGAAGAGGTATATTCCTCAAAAAGAATACAAATCTTTGAAAAGGTAAGCGATGGGTTTGAACTTGCAGAAAAAGACTTAGAATTAAGAGGTCAGGGCGAGATAATTGGCTCCAAACAAAGCGGTATCGATCAAACGTTAAAAGTTGCAAATCCCTTAAAGGATACAGACATAATGAGAGTGGCACAAAAAGTGGCAGAGGTAATTATGCAAAAAGATCCAGATCTGCTACACTTCAAAGAATTAAAATTTAAAATGGAAAAAACATTTAAAGATAGAGAGGTAATAAAAGCAATTTGA
- the rsmD gene encoding 16S rRNA (guanine(966)-N(2))-methyltransferase RsmD produces MKTSIVGGEFKNRSLLSPKTNEVRPLSSRVRKSLMDILGNTVDNCLLLDLFAGIGSVSIEFLSRGAKSVISVEKSPKIASFLEKNLSNFNLLDRCTILNYSVERFMLNCHDIKFDIIYVDPPFSYDLDALLNNFSDFKCYHENSIFILHHFFKKKPKEQVGCWKISDSRTYSSNTITFYTPEKLSVDD; encoded by the coding sequence TTGAAGACTTCAATAGTTGGAGGAGAATTTAAGAACAGATCTTTGCTAAGCCCAAAAACCAATGAGGTTAGGCCCCTTAGCTCTAGGGTTAGAAAATCTCTAATGGATATTCTTGGTAACACAGTTGACAATTGTCTCTTGTTAGACCTTTTTGCCGGTATAGGATCGGTTTCCATAGAATTTTTATCTCGTGGCGCAAAGAGCGTAATTAGTGTTGAAAAAAGTCCAAAGATCGCATCATTTCTTGAAAAAAACTTAAGCAATTTTAACCTGCTAGACAGATGTACAATATTAAATTATTCTGTTGAAAGGTTTATGCTTAATTGTCATGACATAAAATTTGATATAATCTATGTGGATCCACCTTTTTCTTATGATTTAGACGCTTTATTAAATAATTTTTCTGACTTTAAGTGTTACCATGAAAATTCAATATTTATTTTGCATCATTTTTTCAAAAAAAAGCCAAAGGAGCAGGTAGGTTGCTGGAAAATATCAGACTCAAGGACTTACTCGAGCAATACAATTACATTTTATACTCCAGAAAAACTTTCTGTAGATGATTAA